In Pedobacter sp. W3I1, one DNA window encodes the following:
- a CDS encoding TonB-dependent receptor → MSRVLLFLALLSFFGLSVAQAQNRQLTGTVKDKSDGQPLIGVSVSIKDSKTGASTDANGVYKITIPAKGAIVAFTYVGYKTRNVVITDQSKLDVNLEEDANNLQEVTVNVGYGTVSRDKLSSAVSSVTAKDLADFPVSTAAQALAGKLAGVSVTTTEGAPGAEIEVKVRGGGSLTQSNAPLYIVDGVQLDNALSLLSPNEIQSIDVLKDIASTAIYGARAANGVVIITTKGGKEMKTTVSFDAYAGARQIVNELSVMNPYEYVSYQYQLYNYNTSQDVKDSFTKRYGTFEDLDIYKNVQNMDWQDKVFGRQAFSNTQVLNLAGGTKTTTFNFTANNTSEDGIMLNSGYRRTFASFRFDHKISDKFRTGINLRYSRQRIDGVGTSSTGSQGTNRLRNSVRYQPYNGAGDSGDQFDADYGATLLTNPITLANQELKYDYRNDFISSAYLSYQILKNLSFKSTLGLNFTDRKTNTFNGPLSGVARNSAGLPVVVLANSNTTTLTNSNTLNYRPNLGGKHELDILLGQEINQSDNKNNSTTVKYFPTNITADEAFGNIQKASPGTGQVQDAPTTGVSGFRLFSYFGRATYTFDNKYILTALVRRDGSSLFAENNRWGTFPSAQFAWRASEEGFVKNAQLNWLDNLKVRASYGSAGNNRIDPDLYKTLFYTNSVSAGYAASDASITPGLATTALANPLLKWETTISLNFGVDFSLFKNRLSGSIDVYNNHVKNLILNADIPSILGNAFQLQNVGSTQNNGLEFQLTGLIAKTKSFTYSSSFNIAFNRNKVLGLASGVTAVKAASGWVNSLDDFYVEVGKPVGQFYGYVSNGFYTLDDFDRAAYESTNKWVLKSGVTDNAAIIGKATVAPGDMKLLKTTNSASNVITVDDRTVLGNAQPKFTGGFNQQLAYKGFDMSIFVNFSVGGKEYNANKVEFTSQYNVKDNNLLSVMNDRWKWYNTNGALITNWDQLAAANADTKIWTPVTNNYFLTSYSIEDASYLRISNVTLGYSLPSKLLSRTKIINKVRFYATVNNLYTITGYKGYDPEASTRRNNPLTPGVDYAAYPRSRYILAGLNVTF, encoded by the coding sequence ATGAGCAGAGTTTTACTCTTTTTAGCGCTTCTCTCTTTTTTTGGATTATCTGTAGCTCAGGCACAAAACAGGCAATTAACAGGAACTGTGAAGGATAAATCTGATGGGCAGCCACTAATAGGCGTGAGTGTATCAATAAAGGATTCGAAAACTGGAGCGAGTACTGATGCGAATGGCGTTTACAAAATTACCATTCCGGCTAAGGGTGCAATTGTAGCCTTTACTTATGTAGGTTATAAAACCAGAAACGTTGTCATTACCGATCAAAGTAAACTAGATGTTAACTTAGAAGAAGATGCAAACAATCTACAGGAAGTTACGGTGAATGTGGGCTACGGAACAGTTTCTAGAGATAAGCTTTCTTCGGCAGTATCTAGCGTAACTGCAAAAGATTTAGCCGATTTCCCAGTGAGTACGGCAGCACAAGCACTTGCTGGTAAACTCGCCGGTGTTTCGGTAACCACAACAGAGGGAGCTCCTGGTGCAGAAATCGAAGTTAAAGTTAGGGGAGGCGGCTCATTAACCCAAAGTAATGCACCACTCTACATTGTAGATGGTGTTCAATTGGATAACGCACTTTCGTTACTTTCTCCTAACGAAATCCAATCTATCGATGTATTAAAAGATATCGCTTCTACAGCAATTTATGGTGCCCGTGCAGCTAACGGTGTTGTAATTATTACGACAAAAGGTGGCAAGGAAATGAAAACAACCGTTTCCTTTGATGCCTATGCTGGTGCGAGGCAAATTGTTAACGAATTATCCGTAATGAACCCTTATGAGTATGTTTCTTACCAATATCAGCTTTACAACTACAATACTTCTCAAGATGTTAAAGATTCCTTTACAAAACGTTATGGCACTTTTGAGGATTTAGATATCTACAAAAACGTTCAAAACATGGATTGGCAGGATAAAGTTTTTGGGCGCCAGGCATTCTCCAATACCCAAGTTTTAAATTTGGCCGGTGGAACCAAAACCACCACTTTCAATTTTACGGCAAACAATACCAGTGAAGATGGAATTATGTTGAATTCTGGCTATCGCCGTACTTTTGCTTCGTTTCGTTTTGATCATAAAATATCTGATAAATTCCGTACAGGAATTAACTTGCGTTACAGTCGCCAGCGTATAGACGGGGTTGGTACTTCTAGCACAGGGTCGCAAGGCACAAATCGTTTACGTAATTCGGTACGTTATCAACCTTATAACGGCGCCGGAGATTCTGGCGATCAGTTTGATGCGGATTATGGAGCAACGCTATTAACCAACCCAATTACTTTGGCTAATCAGGAACTGAAATACGATTACCGCAACGATTTTATTAGCAGTGCTTATTTAAGTTATCAAATATTAAAAAACCTAAGCTTTAAAAGCACATTGGGTTTAAACTTTACCGATCGAAAAACCAATACTTTTAACGGTCCGCTAAGTGGTGTTGCCCGTAATTCTGCTGGTTTGCCTGTAGTAGTTTTAGCAAATTCGAATACTACTACCTTAACCAACTCCAATACGCTTAATTATAGACCAAATCTTGGAGGCAAACATGAATTGGACATTTTGCTTGGCCAGGAGATTAACCAGTCTGACAACAAAAATAACAGCACAACGGTTAAATATTTTCCAACTAATATTACAGCAGATGAAGCCTTTGGAAATATTCAAAAAGCAAGTCCGGGAACTGGTCAGGTTCAGGATGCACCAACAACAGGTGTAAGCGGTTTTAGGTTATTCTCTTATTTTGGCAGGGCAACTTATACATTCGATAACAAATATATTTTAACCGCTTTGGTTAGGCGTGATGGTTCTTCATTATTTGCAGAAAACAATCGCTGGGGAACCTTTCCATCGGCACAATTTGCCTGGAGGGCATCAGAAGAAGGTTTCGTCAAAAATGCACAGTTAAACTGGTTAGATAATTTAAAAGTGAGGGCAAGTTATGGTTCTGCTGGCAATAACAGGATTGATCCAGATTTGTACAAAACATTATTTTACACCAATTCGGTAAGTGCAGGTTATGCAGCAAGCGATGCGTCTATTACTCCGGGACTTGCCACAACAGCTTTGGCCAATCCACTATTAAAATGGGAAACTACCATTTCTTTAAATTTTGGTGTCGATTTCAGTTTGTTCAAAAACCGTTTATCAGGATCGATTGATGTGTACAACAATCATGTTAAGAATTTAATCCTTAATGCAGACATCCCATCAATCTTAGGAAATGCATTTCAACTTCAAAATGTTGGATCTACACAAAATAATGGGCTTGAATTTCAACTAACAGGTTTAATTGCAAAAACAAAAAGCTTTACATACAGCAGTAGTTTTAATATCGCCTTTAATAGAAATAAAGTTTTAGGTCTTGCATCTGGTGTTACAGCTGTTAAAGCGGCTTCAGGCTGGGTAAATAGCCTGGATGATTTTTATGTTGAAGTTGGAAAACCGGTTGGCCAGTTTTATGGATATGTTTCGAACGGTTTTTACACCCTGGATGATTTTGACCGTGCAGCTTACGAATCGACAAATAAGTGGGTTTTAAAAAGTGGGGTAACAGATAATGCTGCCATCATTGGAAAAGCAACTGTTGCACCAGGTGATATGAAATTGTTAAAAACAACCAATTCAGCAAGCAATGTGATCACCGTTGATGACAGAACTGTTTTAGGTAATGCGCAACCAAAATTTACAGGAGGTTTTAACCAACAGTTGGCTTATAAAGGATTCGACATGAGCATTTTTGTCAACTTCTCCGTTGGCGGAAAAGAATACAACGCCAACAAAGTAGAGTTTACGTCTCAATACAATGTAAAAGACAACAACCTACTTTCGGTAATGAACGATAGATGGAAATGGTACAATACAAACGGCGCATTGATTACCAACTGGGATCAACTTGCAGCTGCCAATGCCGATACTAAAATCTGGACACCAGTTACCAATAACTATTTCCTAACCTCGTACAGCATCGAAGATGCTTCTTATTTAAGGATCAGCAATGTTACCCTTGGTTATTCATTGCCTTCAAAATTATTGTCAAGAACCAAAATAATTAACAAGGTGCGTTTTTATGCCACGGTAAATAATCTTTACACTATAACTGGTTATAAAGGTTACGATCCTGAAGCAAGTACCCGGAGAAACAACCCATTAACACCTGGTGTAGATTATGCGGCCTATCCGCGTAGCCGTTACATTTTGGCTGGCTTAAATGTTACATTTTAA
- a CDS encoding RagB/SusD family nutrient uptake outer membrane protein: protein MNKAYLKYKLLVVMLGLMAFTSCKKYLDVTSPSTTSPESAFGSTSNTNAVLIGIYNKLSGDNGYGNRLSALFPQMADDFRTSGNYTNGSDRRGISMYAATPDNSDLYNPWLQLYSGISRANYAIKYIPLSALYTGGSDAEKAEMKRYYGEALALRAQFYSELLRNWGDVPAYFDAPTDVEDVYIPNVNRDETYDRIIADLKTAEDLVPWRSEFPTYGDFRFTKGAIKGLRARIALARGGYSFRSKESAMVRRADYLDFYKIAKDECLDIMNHRGDHNLNPVFENVFKTLHTTTRYDDAHELMFEVGAFGTNASTDSKIGYYDGLVFAAGSSYASQQAGGGVNAIPTYFYEFDQTKDCRRDVTIGSYQINASSLKIPVIPTSQTNSKFRKSWTAFNNASTSQNFSINWPILRFADILLMYAEADNEINGAPSATAISALQEVQKRAFVGFEGQIPATPTDKNGFFNAIVKERLLEFGGEGIRKYDLIRWNLLQTKLEETRTKLRLFMTNSGAFASVPKTVYYIASAYNLSPSVTEVATINFFGGPANTTLFQPTTAPSTPTGYTSLAWSTNITEDVITSAAKGVAPGYIPAKSLFPFPATAIIQDPKITQNFSY from the coding sequence ATGAACAAAGCATATTTAAAATATAAATTATTGGTGGTGATGCTAGGGCTAATGGCATTTACCTCATGTAAAAAATACCTTGATGTAACTTCTCCATCTACTACATCACCAGAATCAGCATTTGGAAGCACTTCAAATACCAATGCAGTATTGATTGGTATCTACAATAAATTATCTGGCGATAACGGGTATGGAAATCGGTTATCTGCACTTTTCCCTCAGATGGCAGATGATTTCAGAACATCTGGAAACTATACCAACGGATCTGACCGCAGGGGGATCAGCATGTATGCAGCAACACCCGATAATTCAGATTTATACAATCCATGGCTTCAATTATACAGTGGTATCTCCAGAGCAAATTATGCCATCAAATACATTCCACTTTCGGCATTATATACGGGTGGGTCGGACGCAGAAAAGGCAGAGATGAAACGTTATTATGGTGAAGCATTAGCGCTTAGGGCCCAATTTTATTCGGAGTTGTTGCGCAATTGGGGTGATGTTCCAGCTTATTTTGATGCACCAACCGATGTGGAGGATGTTTACATCCCTAATGTTAACCGCGATGAAACGTATGATCGTATAATTGCTGATTTAAAAACTGCTGAAGATTTAGTGCCCTGGAGAAGTGAGTTTCCGACCTATGGCGATTTTCGCTTTACAAAAGGAGCAATTAAAGGATTGAGAGCAAGAATTGCCTTAGCAAGAGGTGGTTATTCTTTCCGCAGCAAAGAAAGCGCAATGGTACGCAGGGCAGATTACCTGGATTTTTATAAAATAGCTAAAGATGAATGTTTGGATATTATGAACCACAGAGGAGACCATAACCTAAACCCAGTTTTCGAAAATGTTTTTAAAACCTTACATACCACTACCCGTTATGATGATGCACATGAATTGATGTTTGAAGTAGGCGCATTTGGCACAAACGCTTCTACTGATAGTAAAATTGGTTATTATGACGGTTTGGTTTTCGCCGCTGGTTCATCTTATGCTTCGCAGCAAGCAGGTGGCGGTGTAAACGCTATTCCCACCTATTTTTACGAATTCGATCAAACTAAAGATTGCCGCAGAGATGTAACCATTGGTTCTTACCAAATAAATGCATCTTCATTAAAAATCCCCGTTATTCCTACCTCACAAACTAATTCTAAATTCCGTAAATCGTGGACAGCTTTTAACAATGCAAGTACCTCACAAAATTTCTCTATAAATTGGCCAATTCTACGCTTTGCAGATATTTTATTGATGTATGCAGAAGCTGATAACGAAATCAATGGAGCGCCATCAGCTACAGCAATATCGGCACTGCAGGAAGTCCAAAAACGTGCTTTTGTTGGCTTTGAAGGTCAAATACCAGCAACACCAACGGATAAAAATGGCTTTTTCAATGCTATTGTTAAAGAACGTTTATTAGAATTCGGTGGCGAGGGCATCCGTAAATATGATTTAATCAGATGGAATCTTTTACAAACAAAGCTCGAAGAAACAAGAACTAAACTCAGGTTGTTTATGACTAATAGCGGGGCTTTTGCCAGTGTACCAAAAACAGTTTATTACATTGCATCTGCTTACAACTTATCTCCTAGTGTTACAGAGGTGGCGACCATTAACTTTTTCGGTGGTCCTGCAAATACAACATTATTTCAACCCACAACAGCACCTTCAACACCAACTGGTTATACATCTTTAGCATGGTCTACCAATATTACTGAAGATGTGATCACGAGTGCAGCGAAAGGTGTTGCTCCAGGTTATATTCCGGCAAAATCGTTATTTCCATTTCCCGCGACGGCAATCATTCAGGATCCAAAAATTACTCAGAATTTTAGTTATTAA
- a CDS encoding LacI family DNA-binding transcriptional regulator, with product MRFETSTIKDIAKALGLSTSTVSRALRDRYEISEETKKLVLAYAEKVNYRANPIARSLKERRSYSIGIIVSEIANNFFSQVINGIESIAYDKDYHVIISQSHESYKQEKLNVEHLASRSIDGLLIALSSETQDIDYLRDLYAKGLPIVFFDRVPKDFETHKVIANNFKGSFDATEHLILSGKRTIAHLTNSENLSITKERLEGYKAALLKYHIEFRPELVKYCQHGGMHSAELEQAVKEILPLQPDGIFISSDRLTTGCIMALKKTNPEVAHKIAIAGFTNSNLVELFSPSLTSVKQPAFEMGQVATELLISMIEAKRPITEFETKVLDTELVKMQKR from the coding sequence ATGAGATTTGAAACATCTACCATAAAAGATATTGCTAAAGCATTAGGCCTGTCTACCTCTACAGTTTCCAGGGCTTTAAGAGACCGTTACGAAATTAGTGAGGAAACCAAGAAGCTTGTTTTAGCCTATGCCGAAAAAGTAAATTACCGTGCCAATCCAATTGCCAGAAGTTTAAAGGAGCGTCGTAGCTATTCTATCGGCATTATTGTAAGCGAAATTGCCAACAACTTTTTTTCACAGGTTATAAATGGCATTGAATCAATCGCCTACGATAAAGATTATCATGTTATTATTTCTCAAAGCCACGAATCGTACAAGCAGGAGAAACTAAACGTAGAACACTTAGCATCGCGTTCTATTGACGGTTTATTAATTGCGCTTTCTTCAGAAACACAGGATATCGATTATTTAAGAGATTTATACGCTAAGGGTTTGCCAATTGTATTTTTTGATCGCGTGCCAAAAGATTTTGAAACCCATAAGGTAATCGCAAATAACTTTAAGGGGTCATTTGATGCCACAGAACATCTTATTTTATCAGGAAAAAGAACTATTGCCCATTTAACAAATTCCGAAAACCTTTCGATCACGAAAGAAAGGTTAGAAGGTTATAAAGCGGCTTTACTTAAATATCACATCGAATTTAGGCCCGAGCTGGTTAAATATTGCCAGCATGGTGGTATGCATAGTGCAGAACTGGAACAGGCGGTGAAAGAAATTTTGCCATTACAACCTGATGGGATTTTTATTTCGAGCGACCGCTTAACCACAGGCTGTATTATGGCGCTGAAGAAAACCAATCCTGAGGTGGCACATAAAATTGCGATTGCAGGTTTTACCAATTCTAATCTGGTTGAATTGTTTTCGCCATCGCTAACCTCGGTCAAACAACCGGCATTCGAAATGGGACAGGTAGCCACCGAATTGTTAATCTCCATGATCGAAGCCAAAAGACCTATAACTGAGTTCGAAACGAAAGTTTTGGATACTGAACTGGTGAAGATGCAGAAGCGATGA
- a CDS encoding DUF4957 domain-containing protein has product MKKYISKSGIKMIFLLGTIVLISACKKDVDQPTDVARSFKPSDVKISASATSAKLTWTAPLMSTGKALKYSIDFSTDSLFSNVKYSTTSDTTGVSVTEDNLSVRTKYFARIKANATETQPESKYLVSSSFQLTGIQLFLPVRDSEIKETGITLRYTPTVGLTSIVLTPATGTAITATLSPTDAAAGLKAITGLTAGIKYTAELFAGTKSKGISTFTTQLPTTYSIKISPSDDLAATITAAANGAVIGLNPGTYNLTAAVTFITQKTITLKSTSGNATDTKINYKEFDLEGTGAGLTLSGLELDGTIGASPYFINLIGSQANVAAAATFTNILIDNCIAHGSTTAFLRGDRGAAIKDFKITAITVNNSIVYDMGNNGTSTYYTFNITKLQFNTLTVSKSTLYNCGPGLVLSSTPFVGDQTPTVLISYSTINAFGGSSKYALLDAATNPINFSIQNSILANTPKSGTVNAAAIRGTGAGSSITISNTNYFNLNSALTSGTALTFGPATLSVTQQQNLGWTPTTTDFTLPVGSTLRTSSTTGTAIGDPRWAL; this is encoded by the coding sequence ATGAAAAAATATATAAGCAAATCAGGCATTAAAATGATTTTCCTTTTAGGAACAATTGTTTTGATATCAGCGTGTAAAAAAGATGTCGATCAACCAACTGATGTTGCACGTTCTTTTAAGCCGAGTGATGTTAAAATAAGCGCTTCGGCAACTTCGGCAAAGCTAACATGGACCGCGCCTTTAATGTCGACAGGGAAAGCACTAAAATACAGCATCGATTTTTCTACGGATTCACTCTTCTCCAATGTGAAATATTCCACCACATCTGATACCACCGGTGTTTCGGTAACGGAAGACAATTTATCTGTTAGGACGAAATATTTTGCAAGGATAAAAGCCAATGCAACTGAAACACAGCCAGAATCTAAATACCTGGTAAGCTCATCGTTTCAGTTGACAGGAATTCAATTGTTTTTACCGGTGAGAGATTCAGAAATAAAAGAAACCGGAATTACTTTACGTTATACCCCAACAGTGGGTTTAACTTCAATCGTTTTAACACCTGCAACAGGAACGGCAATAACGGCTACACTGAGTCCTACCGATGCAGCTGCCGGACTAAAAGCCATTACTGGTTTAACCGCTGGAATTAAATATACTGCTGAATTATTCGCGGGCACAAAAAGCAAGGGAATAAGCACTTTTACTACGCAATTGCCAACAACATACTCTATTAAGATTTCTCCATCTGATGATCTGGCTGCTACCATTACTGCAGCTGCAAATGGTGCAGTAATTGGTTTAAATCCGGGCACATACAATTTAACTGCCGCCGTTACATTTATTACCCAGAAAACGATCACGCTAAAATCGACTTCTGGCAATGCAACAGATACAAAAATCAACTATAAAGAATTCGATTTGGAAGGCACTGGAGCTGGTTTAACTTTATCAGGATTGGAACTTGATGGTACAATAGGAGCTTCGCCTTATTTCATCAACCTGATCGGCTCGCAAGCCAATGTTGCTGCAGCCGCAACTTTTACCAACATTTTAATTGATAACTGTATTGCACATGGTTCTACTACGGCATTTTTACGTGGAGACCGTGGTGCAGCCATCAAAGATTTTAAAATTACAGCAATCACCGTTAATAATTCTATTGTTTATGATATGGGCAATAACGGAACTTCAACATACTACACTTTTAACATCACAAAATTGCAGTTCAACACACTTACCGTATCCAAGTCTACACTCTACAACTGCGGGCCAGGCCTGGTGCTTTCTTCAACCCCTTTTGTGGGTGATCAAACACCAACCGTGTTAATCAGCTATTCTACTATTAATGCATTTGGTGGAAGCAGTAAATACGCCCTGCTAGATGCCGCTACCAATCCGATCAATTTCAGCATCCAGAACAGCATTTTGGCCAATACCCCAAAATCCGGAACGGTTAATGCAGCAGCCATAAGGGGTACTGGGGCAGGAAGTTCCATCACCATTTCGAATACCAATTATTTTAATCTGAACAGTGCGTTAACTTCTGGTACTGCGCTAACATTTGGTCCGGCAACTTTAAGCGTAACACAGCAGCAAAACTTGGGCTGGACACCCACTACAACAGACTTCACTTTACCAGTGGGATCAACATTGAGGACTTCAAGTACAACCGGAACAGCAATCGGCGATCCTAGATGGGCTTTATAA